A single genomic interval of Rubripirellula reticaptiva harbors:
- a CDS encoding spermine/spermidine synthase domain-containing protein, whose amino-acid sequence MKPSKLEILAYEDTSLGPLCLRRRELLSEPGTIVTEVTLNHEFLMSSYNTDSEREISSRAIFHHGGSGLSALIGGLGLGYTAAEMLRHDQVESVEVVEFLQPVIDWMNDGLVPLSSTISGDERLIVTRGDVYGRLMDPPGTLFDVIVIDVDHSPADTLDENEHPFYTGPGLAKAKQHLRPGGVLAVWSYAQSSSFSSNLENAFTRVSVEPITTENKMVGHQQTDWLFFASDPADLEAPQQR is encoded by the coding sequence ATGAAACCATCCAAGCTCGAAATCCTTGCCTACGAGGACACGTCGCTTGGACCGCTGTGTTTACGTCGGCGTGAATTGCTTTCGGAACCCGGCACGATCGTGACCGAAGTGACGCTCAATCACGAGTTTCTGATGAGCAGTTACAACACGGACTCGGAACGCGAGATTTCCAGCCGAGCGATCTTTCATCACGGCGGAAGCGGACTCAGCGCGTTGATTGGTGGACTGGGGTTGGGGTACACCGCCGCCGAAATGCTTCGTCACGATCAAGTTGAATCGGTCGAGGTGGTTGAGTTTCTGCAGCCCGTGATTGACTGGATGAATGATGGACTCGTTCCGTTGTCGAGCACCATCAGCGGCGACGAACGTTTGATCGTCACGCGTGGTGACGTCTATGGTCGCTTGATGGATCCACCCGGCACTCTGTTCGACGTGATCGTGATCGACGTCGATCATTCACCCGCCGATACGCTTGATGAAAACGAGCATCCGTTTTATACCGGACCAGGACTGGCAAAAGCGAAGCAACACCTCAGGCCCGGCGGCGTGCTGGCCGTCTGGTCGTATGCCCAAAGCAGTTCCTTTTCTAGCAACCTAGAAAACGCCTTCACCCGAGTCTCCGTAGAACCGATCACCACCGAAAATAAAATGGTAGGTCACCAGCAAACCGATTGGCTGTTCTTTGCCAGCGATCCTGCCGATTTAGAGGCACCGCAACAACGGTAG
- a CDS encoding alpha/beta hydrolase → MMVAASVCENADAQTATAKPKAKKKPPTLFAWVNPLPAKHHPAVSHATFVSPSMKIDVGYTILLPPGYEAETTARFPTLYYLHGGRPGSETKSLGLVPHWHDAMAGGKVAPMIVVMVNGGPVSHYNLPDKPMSAGADVFIKELIPHIDSTYRTVADRGGRAIEGFSQGGRGTMRLSLRYPELFCSAAPGGGGYETEKRISQSGGFETDTLKFAEGDNVWDLARAYAAERPELGDLNATTSETRAADSKRPSVAWVIYVGTKGFNYENNLEYMRFLDSLGVPYTRLVVPDVPHSAVGIYEKQGLEIMRFHAANFAR, encoded by the coding sequence ATGATGGTTGCCGCTTCGGTTTGCGAAAACGCAGATGCGCAAACGGCGACTGCAAAACCAAAAGCAAAGAAGAAACCGCCGACCCTGTTCGCTTGGGTCAATCCGTTGCCAGCGAAGCACCATCCGGCGGTTTCGCACGCGACGTTTGTTAGTCCTTCGATGAAAATCGATGTGGGATACACGATCTTGCTGCCGCCTGGCTACGAAGCCGAAACCACTGCTAGGTTTCCCACACTGTATTACTTGCACGGCGGACGGCCCGGCAGTGAGACGAAATCGCTGGGGTTGGTTCCGCATTGGCATGATGCGATGGCGGGTGGCAAGGTTGCGCCGATGATTGTCGTGATGGTCAATGGCGGTCCGGTTAGCCACTACAACTTGCCAGATAAGCCGATGTCGGCCGGGGCGGACGTGTTCATCAAAGAACTGATCCCTCATATCGATTCGACTTACCGGACCGTTGCTGATCGAGGCGGCCGGGCCATCGAGGGGTTTTCGCAGGGGGGGCGTGGAACCATGCGTTTGTCATTGCGGTATCCCGAATTGTTTTGCAGCGCCGCGCCGGGCGGTGGTGGGTACGAAACTGAAAAGCGCATCAGCCAATCTGGTGGTTTCGAAACTGACACGTTGAAATTTGCCGAAGGCGACAATGTCTGGGATCTTGCGCGGGCATATGCAGCCGAACGCCCCGAGCTAGGCGATCTCAATGCCACAACATCGGAAACCCGCGCCGCAGATTCGAAGCGGCCGTCGGTAGCTTGGGTGATTTACGTAGGGACGAAGGGGTTCAACTACGAAAACAACCTCGAGTACATGCGTTTTCTTGATTCGCTCGGCGTTCCCTACACTCGGCTCGTCGTACCCGACGTGCCTCACTCGGCGGTCGGTATTTACGAGAAGCAAGGTTTGGAAATCATGCGATTTCATGCCGCTAATTTCGCCAGATAG
- a CDS encoding glycogen/starch/alpha-glucan phosphorylase, with product MLDQKQESKLANSNNNLSSELLASLPEEIRRHLYFTLGHFSDKIDSHYYYQALANAIRDRVTTHWRTTRKRFAESTNRKVHYFSLEFLLGRSLNNAIQNLGLDEESRRALHAYGLKLEDIEEAEPDAGLGNGGLGRLAACFLDSCANLELPVVGYGIRYEFGMFHQTIKDGRQVEGPDHWLRDGNPWEIERPEDTRTIKFYGHTRRGLDENGKSFTKWVGTHDLLAVPYDMPIPGYKNETVNTLRLWKAAATDVFNLEEFNSGNYPDAVVQKNNAEQISMVLYPNDASENGKELRLKQQYFLVSSSLQDVLAKWVEQHGEDFTKFGELNCFQLNDTHPASAVPELMRLLMDEHGLSWDEAWKITSNCMAYTNHTLLPEALERWSVGLFSRLLPRLLEIIFEINERFLADVAKQYPGDMELRRRVSLVEEGDHPHIRMAYLSIVGSFSVNGVAALHTELLKSGLFSDFYAMWPKKFNNKTNGVTQRRWLSHCNPELRDLLYETIGTEWESNLEQMSKLLPLADDAAFQAKWAAVKLKNKKRLADYVLSNTGVTFDPNAMFDVQVKRIHEYKRQLLNVLHVVHLYDRIRRGDTSGMVPRCVLIGGKAAPGYHVAKLIVKLINNVASVVNSDPKTKDMLKLVFFPNYRVSSMEIICPGTELSEQISTAGKEASGTGNMKFMMNGALTIGTLDGANIEIREQAGEDNFFLFGMDAAGVVEAKKSYNPDAIIAGDDDIRRVMELIEGGHFNEAEPGIFELLTKGLRNPQDQWLTIGDFRSYIDAQVEAEAAYADQKKWNRMSIINSATSGWFSSDRTIQQYADEIWNAKPLRDGKA from the coding sequence ATGCTTGACCAAAAACAGGAATCGAAGCTAGCCAATTCGAACAACAATTTGAGCTCAGAGCTGCTGGCGTCATTGCCGGAGGAGATTCGTCGTCACTTGTATTTCACGCTCGGTCATTTCAGCGATAAGATCGACTCGCACTATTACTACCAAGCGCTTGCCAATGCGATCCGTGATCGTGTGACGACGCATTGGCGAACGACCCGCAAGCGATTCGCGGAAAGCACGAACCGCAAGGTGCATTACTTCTCGTTGGAGTTCTTGTTAGGGCGGTCGCTCAACAATGCGATTCAGAACTTGGGGCTCGACGAAGAGAGTCGCCGAGCGCTTCACGCCTATGGATTGAAGCTGGAAGATATCGAAGAGGCCGAGCCCGATGCTGGACTTGGCAACGGTGGTCTAGGCCGGTTGGCGGCGTGCTTCCTTGACAGTTGCGCAAACTTGGAACTGCCCGTCGTGGGTTACGGAATTCGTTACGAGTTCGGCATGTTCCATCAAACGATCAAAGACGGTCGCCAAGTTGAAGGCCCCGATCACTGGCTTCGTGATGGCAATCCGTGGGAAATTGAGCGTCCCGAGGATACTCGCACGATCAAGTTCTACGGCCACACTCGTCGCGGTTTGGACGAAAATGGCAAGTCGTTCACCAAGTGGGTTGGGACTCATGACCTGTTGGCGGTTCCCTATGACATGCCGATCCCTGGCTACAAGAACGAAACAGTCAACACGCTGCGTTTGTGGAAAGCTGCGGCGACCGACGTGTTTAACTTGGAAGAGTTCAATTCCGGCAACTATCCCGATGCAGTCGTTCAAAAGAACAACGCCGAACAAATTTCGATGGTGTTGTACCCCAACGATGCCAGCGAAAACGGTAAAGAACTACGGCTGAAACAACAGTACTTTCTGGTCTCGTCCAGCTTGCAAGACGTACTTGCGAAATGGGTCGAACAGCACGGCGAGGACTTCACCAAGTTTGGCGAGCTGAACTGTTTTCAGCTGAACGATACTCACCCGGCATCGGCCGTTCCTGAACTGATGCGTCTGTTAATGGATGAGCACGGTTTGTCATGGGACGAGGCTTGGAAGATCACGTCGAACTGCATGGCGTACACGAACCACACGTTGCTGCCCGAAGCACTCGAGCGATGGTCGGTGGGATTGTTCAGCCGATTGTTGCCACGGTTGTTGGAAATCATCTTCGAAATCAACGAACGCTTTTTGGCGGACGTTGCCAAGCAGTATCCCGGCGATATGGAATTGCGTCGGCGAGTGTCGTTGGTCGAAGAAGGCGATCATCCGCACATCCGGATGGCTTATCTATCCATCGTCGGTAGTTTTTCGGTCAACGGTGTGGCTGCCCTGCATACTGAATTGTTGAAGAGTGGTTTGTTCTCGGACTTCTATGCCATGTGGCCCAAGAAGTTCAACAACAAGACCAATGGCGTGACCCAGCGACGTTGGTTGTCACACTGCAACCCGGAACTTCGTGATCTGCTTTACGAAACGATCGGAACCGAATGGGAATCGAATCTCGAGCAAATGAGCAAGCTGTTGCCGCTCGCCGACGACGCGGCTTTCCAAGCGAAGTGGGCCGCGGTCAAGTTAAAGAACAAGAAACGTTTGGCCGATTACGTGCTATCCAATACCGGCGTAACTTTTGACCCCAACGCGATGTTCGATGTCCAAGTCAAACGGATTCACGAATACAAGCGTCAACTGTTAAATGTCTTGCACGTTGTGCATTTGTACGATCGCATTCGTCGTGGCGATACCAGCGGCATGGTGCCACGATGTGTTTTGATTGGCGGCAAGGCGGCCCCTGGCTATCACGTCGCTAAGCTGATCGTCAAATTGATCAACAACGTCGCCAGCGTTGTCAATTCGGATCCGAAGACGAAGGACATGTTGAAGTTGGTGTTCTTCCCCAACTATCGCGTGTCGTCGATGGAAATCATCTGTCCCGGCACTGAATTGTCAGAACAAATTTCGACGGCCGGCAAAGAGGCGTCCGGTACCGGTAACATGAAGTTCATGATGAATGGCGCTCTGACGATCGGAACGCTCGATGGTGCGAACATTGAAATTCGCGAACAAGCCGGCGAAGACAATTTCTTTTTGTTTGGCATGGATGCGGCCGGTGTGGTCGAGGCCAAAAAGAGTTACAACCCTGATGCTATCATTGCGGGTGACGATGACATCCGGCGTGTGATGGAATTGATCGAAGGCGGACACTTCAACGAGGCAGAGCCTGGTATCTTTGAATTGTTGACAAAGGGACTTCGGAATCCACAGGACCAGTGGCTAACCATCGGCGATTTCCGAAGCTACATCGATGCACAAGTCGAAGCAGAAGCAGCATACGCAGATCAAAAGAAGTGGAATCGCATGAGCATCATCAATTCGGCGACGAGCGGATGGTTTTCCAGCGATCGAACGATCCAGCAGTACGCTGACGAAATTTGGAACGCGAAACCATTGCGAGACGGAAAGGCCTAA
- the malQ gene encoding 4-alpha-glucanotransferase — protein sequence MRFPRSSGVLCHITSLPGEFGIGDLGPEAFAFVDFLQAAGQGIWQLLPLVPPSACNSPYSGYSAFAGNPLLISPQALVEDGLLAPSDINPPDGLTADPSKVDYEAVIAFKRSVLRKAFDNFQASDHPLLQVALDQFVAGAPWLDEFARFEALMDHFEHSDWTQWPIELVRRFSDAIDSWDLKLRTEIEFSEFQQFIFDRQWKRLKKYAGERDVLMYGDMPIFVAHDSADVWANQDLFALDMFGKPTLVAGVPPDYFSKTGQLWGNPQYRWDVLESTDYSWWTARFRGALQQFDLLRVDHFRGFEAYWEVPAKAKTAVSGRWVTGPGAKPFNAARTKLGELPIIAEDLGMITEAVHELRDELGFPGMRVFQFGFDNEDDDFHRPCTYTERSVAYTGTHDNDTLMGWYRNRHPNPNAPDPLDSVVTGDEDVHWQMIDSVYQSASDTAIVPIQDFLGLGNDARMNMPGEANGNWAWRFQSGVLTDEIASRMRAMTESSNRMAKQPAAT from the coding sequence ATGCGTTTTCCAAGATCTTCTGGCGTTCTTTGTCACATCACCAGCCTGCCTGGTGAGTTTGGCATCGGCGACCTGGGGCCCGAAGCTTTTGCATTCGTCGATTTTTTGCAAGCTGCCGGCCAAGGCATCTGGCAACTCTTGCCGCTTGTCCCACCATCGGCCTGCAATTCGCCCTACAGTGGGTATTCGGCGTTTGCTGGAAACCCGTTGTTGATCAGTCCGCAGGCGTTGGTCGAGGACGGTTTGTTGGCACCGTCCGACATCAATCCGCCGGACGGTTTGACCGCCGACCCGTCCAAGGTTGATTACGAAGCGGTGATCGCATTCAAGCGATCGGTGCTGCGGAAAGCGTTTGACAATTTTCAAGCAAGCGACCACCCGTTACTGCAAGTGGCGTTGGATCAATTCGTTGCCGGTGCGCCTTGGTTAGACGAGTTCGCACGGTTCGAAGCGTTGATGGATCACTTCGAGCACTCGGATTGGACTCAGTGGCCAATCGAGTTGGTGCGCCGCTTCTCGGATGCGATCGATAGTTGGGACTTGAAACTCAGAACCGAAATTGAGTTTTCTGAGTTTCAGCAGTTCATCTTCGATCGCCAATGGAAACGTTTGAAGAAATACGCCGGCGAGCGCGATGTGCTGATGTACGGCGACATGCCGATCTTTGTGGCACACGACAGTGCGGATGTTTGGGCGAACCAAGACTTGTTTGCGCTCGACATGTTTGGCAAGCCAACGCTGGTTGCTGGCGTTCCGCCGGACTACTTTAGTAAGACAGGCCAGTTGTGGGGCAATCCGCAGTATCGATGGGACGTTCTAGAGTCAACGGACTATTCCTGGTGGACGGCTCGTTTCCGCGGCGCGCTACAGCAATTTGACTTGCTTCGCGTCGACCACTTCCGTGGTTTTGAAGCCTATTGGGAAGTGCCGGCGAAAGCAAAGACTGCGGTCAGCGGTCGCTGGGTGACCGGCCCGGGCGCCAAGCCGTTCAATGCCGCTCGCACTAAATTGGGTGAGTTGCCGATCATTGCCGAGGACTTGGGAATGATCACCGAAGCGGTTCACGAACTTCGCGACGAACTCGGTTTCCCAGGGATGCGAGTTTTTCAGTTCGGTTTTGATAACGAAGACGACGACTTCCACCGCCCGTGTACCTATACCGAACGATCGGTCGCGTACACCGGCACGCATGACAATGATACGTTGATGGGGTGGTACCGAAATCGTCATCCAAATCCCAATGCTCCTGATCCGTTGGATTCGGTCGTTACTGGTGACGAGGACGTTCATTGGCAGATGATCGATTCGGTTTATCAATCGGCTTCTGATACCGCGATCGTTCCAATTCAGGATTTCTTGGGCCTTGGTAATGACGCCCGCATGAATATGCCTGGCGAAGCGAACGGCAATTGGGCGTGGCGTTTCCAGTCGGGCGTGCTGACGGACGAAATCGCAAGCCGTATGCGAGCGATGACGGAATCGAGCAACCGGATGGCCAAGCAACCGGCGGCTACCTGA
- a CDS encoding YaiI/YqxD family protein, whose protein sequence is MIIWIDADAAPTDVKEIVFRASKRLGIETVLVANRPVTAAPGYANVRSVTVREGADEADRYIVITSDPGDLAITADVPLAGLLVEKGLFVIDPRGEEYSHDTIASRLSIRNFMDDLRGEGMTVGYTSPYSPSDKKAFASTFDRLLTKAIRKAERKQATETKPSE, encoded by the coding sequence TTGATCATCTGGATTGATGCTGATGCAGCGCCAACTGACGTCAAAGAGATCGTTTTTCGGGCGTCCAAACGGTTGGGAATCGAAACCGTTTTGGTGGCCAATCGGCCGGTAACCGCAGCGCCGGGCTACGCGAACGTCCGCAGTGTCACGGTCCGCGAAGGGGCTGACGAAGCCGACCGGTACATCGTCATCACTTCCGACCCCGGTGACTTGGCGATCACGGCGGATGTGCCGCTGGCTGGTCTATTGGTCGAAAAGGGATTGTTCGTGATCGATCCGCGCGGCGAAGAGTACTCGCACGATACAATCGCGTCTCGCTTGTCCATTCGAAACTTCATGGACGACCTGCGCGGCGAAGGGATGACCGTCGGATACACGTCGCCGTACAGTCCGAGCGACAAGAAGGCGTTTGCATCGACCTTTGATCGATTGCTGACCAAGGCCATTCGCAAGGCCGAGCGCAAACAAGCGACCGAAACAAAGCCCAGCGAATGA
- a CDS encoding ATP-dependent metallopeptidase FtsH/Yme1/Tma family protein: protein MNQTDAKTQAEEDAEDRLATAYHEAGHAVMAILLDRPIQKVTIEPAKMIAGGLRLGACQLQKKRARGSHDWLEDEVLILFAGMVAESHFTGKYCVVGASDDLRSINRLIRSRPGSERQLQRIQRRFLDKAEHILRDDGHAAAVRMIADELVEKTTISGRAVRHFLDQAIKQAP, encoded by the coding sequence ATGAACCAAACCGACGCAAAAACGCAAGCCGAAGAAGACGCCGAAGATCGCCTCGCAACGGCGTACCACGAAGCCGGCCATGCCGTGATGGCAATTCTGTTGGACCGGCCGATCCAGAAAGTGACGATTGAGCCTGCCAAAATGATTGCTGGTGGTCTGCGACTGGGCGCTTGCCAGTTGCAAAAGAAACGGGCCCGAGGTTCGCATGATTGGCTAGAAGATGAAGTCTTGATTCTGTTTGCCGGCATGGTGGCAGAATCCCACTTCACAGGAAAATACTGCGTCGTGGGTGCGTCGGACGACCTGCGTTCGATCAACCGGTTGATACGATCACGCCCGGGCAGCGAACGACAACTGCAACGAATCCAAAGACGCTTTCTTGACAAAGCCGAGCATATTTTGCGAGATGATGGCCATGCGGCGGCAGTCCGGATGATCGCGGATGAACTTGTTGAAAAAACAACCATCAGTGGTCGTGCCGTACGACACTTTTTAGACCAAGCGATCAAACAAGCACCCTGA
- a CDS encoding Tex family protein, whose translation MATKKSADMNLVAVTAAIASEIGANPKQVAAAIELLQDGNTIPFIARYRKEVTGGLDEIALRAIEDLLEKATALAARKATVLNTIDGLGLLTAALSKQIESCEDLTTLEAIYLPFKPKRRTRATIAKERGLQPLADLLLSQKKIGQSKNDVLAKFIDAAKEVPDAEAALQGAMDIVAEAWSEDVEIKTWMNDQASRHGRITSQVKRGKKDAAAEKFELYTDHQESASRIPSHRLLAMLRGEAEGMLKVGVALDDDDMLRRVKPKLIHNRDFEFHDALVKAAEDCYTRLLLPATGNTVLQSLKEKADEEAINVFGKNLRELLMAAPAGPRVTIGIDPGFRTGCKVAVIDATGKYLANRTIYPTAPKNDTEGASKTLMEMIQKHGVELIAIGNGTASRETDAFVGEVIKKNKLPITKVMVSEAGASIYSASELAGKEFPDLDITVRGAISIARRLQDPLAELVKSDPKSIGVGQYQHDVNQTKLRKCLDRTVESCVNQVGVDLNMASVPLLSHVAGIGPKLAENIVEYRDANGRFRNRSELTKVAKLGKKAFEQAAGFLRIRGGDQPLDESAVHPECYSVVSTMAKKLGADAKSLVGNATLSQKIRPEDFVNDRFGVPTITDIISELAKPGRDPRSEFRAVKFDDKVNDMKDLKNGMILEGVITNVTHFGAFVDLGVHQDGLIHISQLADKYVSDPSDVVAVGDVVKVKVMEVDMARKRIAVTRKF comes from the coding sequence ATGGCCACGAAGAAATCAGCCGACATGAATTTGGTCGCCGTTACCGCTGCGATCGCCAGCGAGATTGGGGCAAACCCGAAACAGGTAGCCGCAGCGATCGAGTTGCTGCAGGACGGCAACACGATCCCGTTCATCGCCCGCTATCGCAAAGAAGTGACCGGCGGTCTGGACGAGATCGCGTTGCGAGCGATCGAGGACTTGTTGGAAAAAGCAACGGCGCTAGCGGCACGCAAGGCAACCGTGCTGAACACGATTGACGGTCTAGGATTGTTGACCGCGGCGCTGTCCAAACAAATTGAATCCTGCGAAGACCTAACGACACTCGAGGCTATCTATCTGCCGTTCAAACCCAAACGTCGTACGCGCGCCACGATTGCAAAAGAACGCGGCCTGCAACCGCTAGCCGATCTGTTGCTTAGCCAAAAGAAAATCGGCCAATCGAAAAACGATGTGCTTGCCAAGTTCATCGACGCGGCCAAGGAAGTTCCGGATGCCGAGGCTGCGTTGCAAGGTGCGATGGACATCGTTGCCGAAGCTTGGTCCGAAGATGTTGAAATCAAGACTTGGATGAACGACCAGGCAAGCAGGCATGGGCGAATCACGTCGCAAGTCAAACGTGGCAAAAAAGACGCTGCGGCCGAGAAGTTTGAACTGTACACCGATCATCAAGAGTCGGCGTCACGGATTCCCTCGCACCGCTTGCTGGCGATGCTGCGTGGCGAAGCCGAAGGCATGTTGAAAGTCGGCGTTGCCTTGGACGATGACGATATGCTGCGCCGAGTCAAGCCAAAGCTGATTCACAACCGTGACTTTGAATTCCACGACGCGCTGGTGAAAGCGGCTGAAGACTGTTACACGCGTTTGCTGTTGCCGGCGACGGGAAACACAGTGCTGCAGTCGCTGAAAGAAAAGGCCGACGAGGAAGCGATCAACGTGTTCGGCAAGAACCTACGAGAACTATTGATGGCCGCGCCCGCGGGGCCCCGTGTCACGATCGGAATTGATCCTGGATTTCGCACCGGTTGCAAGGTCGCAGTAATCGATGCGACGGGCAAGTACTTGGCCAATCGCACGATCTATCCGACCGCGCCAAAGAACGACACCGAGGGCGCGTCGAAGACGCTGATGGAAATGATCCAGAAGCATGGCGTGGAATTGATCGCCATCGGCAACGGTACTGCGTCGCGAGAAACTGATGCTTTTGTGGGTGAGGTGATTAAGAAAAACAAGTTGCCAATCACCAAGGTCATGGTCAGCGAAGCTGGCGCGTCGATCTATTCGGCGAGCGAACTTGCTGGCAAAGAGTTTCCCGATTTGGACATCACGGTACGAGGCGCGATTAGCATCGCCCGTCGGCTGCAAGATCCATTGGCGGAACTGGTCAAGTCGGATCCGAAATCGATCGGTGTGGGGCAATACCAACACGATGTCAACCAAACGAAGTTGCGAAAGTGTTTGGATCGGACCGTCGAATCGTGTGTGAACCAGGTTGGCGTTGATTTGAACATGGCCAGCGTCCCATTGTTGTCGCATGTCGCCGGGATTGGTCCCAAGCTTGCCGAGAACATTGTCGAGTACCGTGACGCCAACGGTCGGTTCCGCAATCGCAGCGAATTGACCAAGGTCGCCAAGCTGGGCAAAAAAGCGTTTGAGCAAGCGGCTGGATTTCTGCGGATTCGAGGCGGCGACCAGCCACTGGATGAATCGGCGGTTCACCCCGAGTGTTATTCGGTCGTATCGACGATGGCTAAAAAACTGGGCGCCGATGCAAAATCGCTGGTTGGGAACGCGACGCTTAGTCAAAAGATTCGTCCCGAAGATTTTGTCAACGATCGTTTCGGTGTCCCGACCATCACGGACATCATCAGTGAACTTGCCAAGCCAGGTCGCGATCCGCGCAGCGAGTTCCGTGCGGTCAAGTTTGACGACAAGGTCAACGACATGAAGGATCTAAAGAACGGGATGATCTTGGAAGGTGTGATCACCAACGTGACTCACTTTGGCGCCTTCGTCGATTTAGGCGTTCATCAAGATGGTCTGATTCATATTTCACAACTCGCTGACAAGTACGTCAGTGACCCCAGCGACGTGGTTGCGGTCGGCGACGTGGTGAAGGTGAAGGTCATGGAGGTGGACATGGCTCGCAAACGAATTGCAGTGACTCGCAAGTTCTAG
- a CDS encoding (2Fe-2S)-binding protein, which translates to MNSEDQELCLCFHVSRRKVIQYIRVNRPTVASQLSDCYGAGTGCGWCRPLLKRLMEEANPDTVEIPDAATYAKDREAYRKK; encoded by the coding sequence ATGAACAGTGAAGACCAAGAATTGTGCCTCTGCTTTCACGTCTCGCGGCGCAAAGTGATTCAGTACATTCGCGTCAACCGACCGACCGTGGCCAGCCAACTGTCGGATTGCTACGGCGCTGGCACGGGCTGTGGGTGGTGCCGACCGCTGCTGAAACGATTGATGGAAGAAGCCAATCCGGATACCGTCGAGATACCGGATGCGGCTACCTACGCGAAGGACCGCGAAGCGTATCGTAAGAAGTAA
- a CDS encoding M20/M25/M40 family metallo-hydrolase: protein MIEQAIVTSPVLTECNVPNPKNEAAKPNEIDAQAALDRFMAITQIPGKSGQEGAVAAAIVKRLQDAGVDASQIQFDDANTRTKLPGDCGNLIVTLPGNGDGTRTLLSAHMDTVPICVGSQPVIDGDEVRSSVATGLGADDRAGCSAIMTAIIERMARGDENFPPAVISFLIQEEIGLHGAKNIDKAIIGKVDRAFNFDGGSVEKLTIGAIGGERMSIKLTGIPSHAGVAPEKGASTIVMAARAIADLDARGWLGKVVQDCGVGTANVGLIQGGEATNVITPEVTLRAEARSHDSEMRTRIVREIREAFERAAAAVTTDDGRPGSVEFDSNVDYDSFKLADDHPSIEAAMVAVRHFGRTPFTEVSNGGLDANWLFLHGIEAVTLGCGQSNIHTADERLMIADYLDACRIATWLITDGASG, encoded by the coding sequence ATGATTGAGCAAGCAATTGTCACATCACCTGTTCTCACCGAGTGTAACGTGCCCAACCCAAAGAACGAAGCTGCGAAACCCAACGAAATCGACGCCCAGGCCGCTCTGGATCGATTTATGGCCATCACCCAGATCCCCGGCAAAAGCGGCCAAGAGGGGGCCGTTGCTGCTGCAATCGTCAAACGGTTGCAGGATGCTGGCGTCGATGCGTCGCAAATCCAGTTCGACGACGCCAACACGCGAACCAAACTACCCGGTGACTGTGGCAATCTGATTGTGACGCTTCCCGGCAACGGGGACGGCACCCGAACGCTGCTTTCCGCTCACATGGATACCGTTCCCATCTGCGTTGGCAGCCAACCGGTGATCGATGGAGACGAGGTCCGCAGCAGCGTCGCGACTGGCCTGGGAGCCGACGACCGTGCCGGTTGTAGTGCGATCATGACCGCGATCATCGAGCGAATGGCGCGTGGCGACGAAAACTTCCCGCCCGCGGTGATCAGTTTCTTGATTCAAGAAGAAATTGGTCTGCACGGCGCCAAGAACATCGACAAGGCCATCATCGGCAAAGTCGACCGCGCCTTCAATTTCGATGGCGGCTCGGTTGAGAAACTGACCATCGGCGCGATCGGCGGCGAGCGGATGTCCATCAAGCTGACTGGCATTCCATCGCACGCCGGAGTAGCACCTGAAAAGGGTGCTAGCACGATCGTGATGGCTGCCAGAGCGATCGCCGACCTGGACGCGCGCGGCTGGCTGGGCAAAGTCGTTCAAGATTGCGGCGTCGGCACGGCAAACGTTGGCCTGATTCAAGGCGGCGAAGCCACCAACGTGATCACCCCCGAAGTCACCTTGCGAGCCGAAGCACGAAGCCACGATTCCGAAATGCGAACTCGAATCGTTCGTGAAATCCGTGAAGCATTCGAACGGGCCGCCGCCGCCGTCACGACGGATGATGGACGTCCCGGCAGTGTCGAATTCGATTCCAACGTTGACTACGACTCATTCAAACTCGCCGACGATCATCCTTCGATCGAAGCCGCCATGGTTGCCGTGCGGCACTTTGGCCGCACGCCGTTCACAGAAGTTTCCAACGGTGGACTCGACGCAAACTGGTTATTCCTGCACGGCATCGAAGCGGTCACCTTGGGATGCGGACAAAGCAACATCCACACGGCTGACGAACGGTTGATGATTGCCGACTATTTAGACGCGTGCCGCATCGCAACGTGGCTGATCACCGACGGCGCAAGCGGATGA